One Oryza brachyantha chromosome 3, ObraRS2, whole genome shotgun sequence DNA segment encodes these proteins:
- the LOC102713608 gene encoding casein kinase II subunit alpha-2-like — translation MSTARVYADVNVHRPREYWDYEALAVEWGEQDDYEVVRKVGRGKYSEVFEGINVTTDERCIIKILKPVKKKKIKREIKILQNLCGGPNIVKLLNIVRDQQSKTPSLIFEYVNSTDYKVLYPTLTDYDIRFYIYELLKALDYCHSQGIMHRDVKPHNVMIDHDLRKLRLIDWGLAEFYFPEKAYNVRVASRYFKGPELLVDFQSYDYSLDMWSLGCMFAGMIFRREPFFYGHDNHDQLVKIAKVLGTDQLYAYLNKYRIELDPQLESLIGRHIRKPWSKFINPDNRHLVSPEAIDFLDRVLRYDHQDRLTAREAMAHPYFEQVRAAEESRMRP, via the exons atgtccACGGCCCGCGTCTACGCCGACGTGAACGTGCACCGCCCCAGGGAGTACTGGGACTACGAGGCCCTCGCCGTCGAATGGGG TGAGCAGGATGATTACGAGGTTGTGCGAAAGGTAGGCAGAGGGAAATACAGTGAAGTCTTCGAAGGAATTAACGTGACAACTGATGAGCGCTGCATCATTAAAATTCTCAAGCCTgttaagaaaaagaag ATAAAGAGGGAAATAAAAATTCTTCAGAACCTCTGCGGTGGTCCAAATATTGTCAAACTTCTCAATATTGTCAGAGACCAACAATCGAAAACTCCAAGTTTGATATTTGAATATGTAAACAGCACAGACTACAAAGTTCTGTATCCAACATTGACAGACTATGACATTCGATTCTACATTTATGAACTTCTTAAG GCATTGGATTACTGTCATTCTCAAGGAATTATGCATCGCGATGTCAAGCCTCACAATGTTATGATAGACCATGACCTCCGCAAGCTCCGCTTAATTGATTGGGGACTTGCTGAGTTTTATTTTCCAGAAAAAGCGTACAATGTTCGGGTTGCCTCAAG ATACTTCAAAGGGCCTGAATTGCTGGTTGACTTCCAAAGTTATGACTACTCTTTAGACATGTGGAGCCTTGGCTGTATGTTTGCTGGAATG ATATTTCGCAGGGAACCATTCTTCTATGGTCATGACAACCATGACCAGCTTGTCAAAATAGCCAAG GTTCTAGGTACAGATCAACTTTATGCTTATCTGAATAAATACAGAATTGAACTTGACCCCCAGCTTGAGTCTCTGATTGGGAG GCATATCAGGAAACCTTGGTCTAAGTTTATCAATCCAGATAATAGGCATCTTGTCTCCCCAGAG GCCATTGATTTTCTTGATAGAGTTCTTCGCTACGACCATCAAGACAGGCTCACAGCTCGTGAAGCTATG GCGCATCCCTACTTTGAACAAGTGAGGGCAGCAGAAGAAAGTAGAATGAGACCGTAA
- the LOC102713883 gene encoding probable protein phosphatase 2C 29, protein MPMGALRRWLPCCCCGGGGGGGGGAGKGKGSVGDGLVWDVPLKAHASGDYSVAVAQANEALEDQAQVLASPAATLVGVYDGHGGPEAARFVNRRLFTLIQEFAVENRGLSAEVFEKAFGATEEEFVATVQRSWPSQPRILSVGSCCLVGAIEDGTLYVANLGDSRAVLGRRAAHGKGKNRVVAERLSRDHNVADEDIRRELKETHPDDSHIVLNTHGVWRIKGIIQVSRSIGDVYLKKPEICKSSPMLQQSICPFPLRRPVMSAVPSIKTRKLRPGDQFVIFASDGLWEQLTDEAAVHIVASGPRKGVAMRLVRAAQLEAARKKDMKYESIRTIEKGQRRHFHDDITVVVLFLEKCRGKGKGKGKGARPGHGDEIDGTYGPVDVFSLSPDDQEDPARPVLR, encoded by the exons ATGCCCATGGGGGCGCTGCGGCGGTGGCTGCCGTGCTGCTGttgcggtggaggaggaggtggtggtggtggtgcggggaaggggaaggggagcgTGGGGGACGGGCTGGTGTGGGACGTCCCCCTGAAGGCGCACGCGTCCGGGGACTACTCCGTCGCCGTGGCGCAGGCGAACGAGGCGCTTGAGGACCAGGCGCAGGTgctggcgtcgccggcggcgacgctcgTCGGCGTGTatgacgggcacggcggcccCGAGGCGGCGCGGTTCGTCAACAGGCGCCTCTTCACCCTCATCCAAG AATTTGCAGTGGAGAATCGTGGCCTCTCGGCGGAGGTGTTCGAGAAGGCGTTCGgcgcgacggaggaggagttcgTGGCGACGGTGCAGAGGTCGTGGCCGTCGCAGCCGAGGATCTTGTCCGTCGGCTCCTGCTGCCTGGTGGGCGCCATCGAGGACGGGACGCTGTACGTCGCCAACCTCGGCGACTCCCGCGCCGtgctcggccgccgcgccgcgcacgGCAAGGGCAAGAACAGGGTGGTCGCCGAGCGGCTCTCCAGGGACCACAacgtcgccgacgaggacATCCGCCGTGAGCTGAAAGAGACGCACCCCGACGACTCGCACATCGTCCTCAACACCCACGGCGTCTGGCGCATCAAAGGAATCATCCAG GTGTCCAGGTCCATTGGCGACGTGTACCTGAAGAAGCCGGAGATATGCAAGAGCAGCCCGATGCTGCAGCAGTCGATCTGCCCGTTCCCGCTGCGGCGGCCGGTGATGAGCGCAGTGCCGTCGATCAAGACGCGGAAGCTGAGGCCCGGCGACCAGTTCGTCATCTTCGCGTCGGACGGGCTGTGGGAGCAGCTCACCGACGAGGCCGCCGTGCACATCGTGGCCAGCGGCCCGAGGAAGGGCGTCGCGATGAGGCTGGTCCGGGCGGCGCagctggaggcggcgaggaagaaggACATGAAGTACGAGAGCATCAGGACGATCGAGAAGGGCCAGAGGAGGCACTTCCACGACGACATCACCGTCGTCGTGCTCTTCCTCGAGAAGTGCCGCGGCAAGGGCAAGGGCAAGGGCAAGGGCGCGCGGCCGGGACACGGCGACGAGATCGACGGCACCTACGG
- the LOC102722662 gene encoding uncharacterized protein LOC102722662 isoform X2 → MATSFDRWEKDPFFPAAEEVQQSADRMESVYRIWVQGRSGGDSEAAAAVGGGGGLPAGELRRELHTALGTAKWQLDELERAIRSNDKFFCSGKDTKARRDDFVAAIGYRILEVENNLKESNVSEGRGALRWIDLDEDERIDLAAFLSASSFQQQDKVVTLPSVGDIEVGNNAAMVKKDMSADSSKESGSAELSSARAKEEMRRGHRRAASAHADIGSWTMLSPNECESAADLSYDGQHQEPLLKIVKTCALTSALQSKPRTKKKGGSVKWAAVDQQDVEETIPLSSQMAQGSDGCFERSKSCASTCDGSICNKKLYGWLGALHRRLQRSQYQIRYGHPVQLIVLAAAVLLIFMCVFKKIW, encoded by the exons ATGGCGACGTCGTTCGACCGCTGGGAGAAGGACCCCTTCTtccccgccgccgaggaggtgCAGCAATCCGCCGACCG CATGGAGTCGGTGTACAGGATATGGGTGCAGGGTAGGAGCGGGGGTGATTCGGAGGCGGCTGCTGCcgtcggcggaggaggagggctccccgccggcgagctgcgcCGGGAGCTGCACACTGCGCTCGGGACCGCCAAGTGGCAG CTTGATGAATTGGAGCGGGCGATTAGATCAAATGACAAGTTTTTCTGTTCTGGAAAGGATACAAAAGCACGGCGTGATGACTTCGTTGCGGCAATTGGTTATCGCATACTTGAGGTTGAGAACAACTTGAAAGAATCCAATGTGTCAGAGGGAAGAGGGGCCCTAAGGTGGATTGATTTGGATGAGGATGAACGGATTGATCTTGCAGCCTTCCTATCTGCAAGCTCTTTTCAACAGCAAGACAAAGTAGTTACACTTCCATCTGTTGGTGATATTGAAGTTGGCAACAATGCAGCAATGGTGAAAAAGGATATGTCAGCTGACAGCTCCAAGGAATCTGGCTCTGCAGAGTTGAGTTCAGCAAGAGCAAAGGAAGAAATGCGTCGTGGGCACAGAAGGGCTGCTAGTGCCCATGCTGATATTGGGTCATGGACTATGTTATCTCCAAATGAGTGCGAGAGTGCTGCTGATCTATCATATGATGGACAACACCAAGAACCTTTGTTGAAGATAGTGAAAACTTGTGCACTGACGAGTGCCTTGCAGTCTAAGCCTAGGACGAAGAAAAAGGGTGGATCTGTGAAATGGGCAGCTGTTGACCAACAAGATGTGGAAGAAACAATCCCTCTGAGTTCTCAGATGGCTCAG GGATCAGATGGATGCTTTGAAAGAAGCAAGAGTTGCGCAAGTACTTGCGATGGGAGTATATGCAATAAGAAACTTTATGGTTGGCTTGGAGCCCTGCATAGACGATTGCAGAGGTCGCAATATCAAATTCGATATGGGCACCCTGTTCAATTAATTGTGTTAGCAGCTGCTGTTCTCTTAATAT TCATGTGTGTATTCAAGAAAATTTGGTGA
- the LOC102722662 gene encoding uncharacterized protein LOC102722662 isoform X1 has product MATSFDRWEKDPFFPAAEEVQQSADRMESVYRIWVQGRSGGDSEAAAAVGGGGGLPAGELRRELHTALGTAKWQLDELERAIRSNDKFFCSGKDTKARRDDFVAAIGYRILEVENNLKESNVSEGRGALRWIDLDEDERIDLAAFLSASSFQQQDKVVTLPSVGDIEVGNNAAMVKKDMSADSSKESGSAELSSARAKEEMRRGHRRAASAHADIGSWTMLSPNECESAADLSYDGQHQEPLLKIVKTCALTSALQSKPRTKKKGGSVKWAAVDQQDVEETIPLSSQMAQGSDGCFERSKSCASTCDGSICNKKLYGWLGALHRRLQRSQYQIRYGHPVQLIVLAAAVLLICKFISCYMCCYFIFIFSCDL; this is encoded by the exons ATGGCGACGTCGTTCGACCGCTGGGAGAAGGACCCCTTCTtccccgccgccgaggaggtgCAGCAATCCGCCGACCG CATGGAGTCGGTGTACAGGATATGGGTGCAGGGTAGGAGCGGGGGTGATTCGGAGGCGGCTGCTGCcgtcggcggaggaggagggctccccgccggcgagctgcgcCGGGAGCTGCACACTGCGCTCGGGACCGCCAAGTGGCAG CTTGATGAATTGGAGCGGGCGATTAGATCAAATGACAAGTTTTTCTGTTCTGGAAAGGATACAAAAGCACGGCGTGATGACTTCGTTGCGGCAATTGGTTATCGCATACTTGAGGTTGAGAACAACTTGAAAGAATCCAATGTGTCAGAGGGAAGAGGGGCCCTAAGGTGGATTGATTTGGATGAGGATGAACGGATTGATCTTGCAGCCTTCCTATCTGCAAGCTCTTTTCAACAGCAAGACAAAGTAGTTACACTTCCATCTGTTGGTGATATTGAAGTTGGCAACAATGCAGCAATGGTGAAAAAGGATATGTCAGCTGACAGCTCCAAGGAATCTGGCTCTGCAGAGTTGAGTTCAGCAAGAGCAAAGGAAGAAATGCGTCGTGGGCACAGAAGGGCTGCTAGTGCCCATGCTGATATTGGGTCATGGACTATGTTATCTCCAAATGAGTGCGAGAGTGCTGCTGATCTATCATATGATGGACAACACCAAGAACCTTTGTTGAAGATAGTGAAAACTTGTGCACTGACGAGTGCCTTGCAGTCTAAGCCTAGGACGAAGAAAAAGGGTGGATCTGTGAAATGGGCAGCTGTTGACCAACAAGATGTGGAAGAAACAATCCCTCTGAGTTCTCAGATGGCTCAG GGATCAGATGGATGCTTTGAAAGAAGCAAGAGTTGCGCAAGTACTTGCGATGGGAGTATATGCAATAAGAAACTTTATGGTTGGCTTGGAGCCCTGCATAGACGATTGCAGAGGTCGCAATATCAAATTCGATATGGGCACCCTGTTCAATTAATTGTGTTAGCAGCTGCTGTTCTCTTAATATGTAAGTTCATTAGTTGTTATATGTGCTGctatttcattttcattttcagtTGTGATCTTTGA
- the LOC102713336 gene encoding 54S ribosomal protein L51, mitochondrial, translating into MALRGVWQLQKLVVNYCDWGGSSRGIRAFMEAHLPDFKEKNPHLEVVTELVRGQHPNLKGIYKNHNERVVCVRNLPPEDILLQATRLRNSLGRKVVKLRTRHVTKRPSVQGTWTTELKM; encoded by the exons atGGCGCTGAGGGGCGTTTGGCAGCTGCAGAAGCTCGTCGTGAACTACTGCGATTGGGGAGGGAGCAGCAGGGGGATCAG GGCTTTCATGGAGGCACATCTTCCAGATTTTAAGGAAAAGAACCCTCACTTAGAGGTTGTGACAGAGTTAGTCCGTGGTCAGCATCCTAACTTGAAGGGCATTTACA AAAATCATAATGAGCGAGTTGTTTGTGTCAGAAATTTACCGCCTGAGGACATACTATTGCAAGCTACCAGGCTACGGAATTCTCTGGGCAGGAAAGTGGTGAAGCTGAGAACTAGACATGTAACAAAACGCCCCAGTGTTCAGGGGACATGGACGACAGAACTGAAGATGTGA